Proteins encoded within one genomic window of Camelina sativa cultivar DH55 chromosome 19, Cs, whole genome shotgun sequence:
- the LOC104764502 gene encoding exosome complex component RRP42, translating into MVGLSIGEQHFVKGGIAQDLRTDGRKRLTYRPIYVETGVIPQANGSARVKIGGTDVIASVKAEIGRPSSLQPDKGKVAVFIDCSPTAEPTFGGRGGEELSSELALALQRCLLGGKSGAGAGINLSSLLIKEGKVCWDLYIDGLVISSDGNLLDALGAAIKAALTNTAIPKVNVSAEVADDEQPEIDISDEEYLQFDTSSVPVIVTLTKVGMHYIVDATAEEESQMSSAVSISVNRVGHICGLTKRGGCGLDPSVILDMISVAKHVTETLMSKLDSEISAAEACEDES; encoded by the exons ATGGTGGGGCTTTCTATTGGGGAGCAACACTTTGTTAAAGGTGGGATTGCTCAAGATCTTCGAACTGATGGTCGCAAAAGATTGACTTACCGACCTATCTATGTTGAAACTGGTGTAATTCCGCAG GCTAATGGTTCAGCGAGAGTTAAGATAGGTGGAACCGATGTGATTGCTAGTGTAAAG GCTGAAATTGGGAGGCCAAGTTCGCTCCAACCCGATAAAGGAAAGGTTGCAGTTTTCATTGATTGCAGTCCAACAGCAGAACCGACATTTGGG GGGAGAGGAGGTGAGGAATTGTCTTCTGAGCTTGCTTTGGCTCTTCAAAGATGTCTTCTGGGTGGGAAAAGTGGAGCAG GAGCTGGAATAAATTTATCTTCGCTTTtaataaaagaaggaaaagttTGCTGGGACCTTTATATCGATGGCCTTGTCATTAGTTCAGATGGGAATCTATTGGATGCCCTGGGTGCTGCTATTAAG GCTGCTTTAACCAACACGGCCAtcccaaaagtcaatgtttcaGCTGAAGTAGCAGATGATGAGCAACCAGAGATTGACATAAGCGACGAAGAGTATCTACAATTTGACACTTCCAGTGTTCCGGTCATAGTCACgttaacaaaa GTGGGAATGCATTACATAGTTGATGCAACAGCAGAAGAGGAGTCTCAGATGAGCTCAGCTGTATCTATATCTGTGAACCGGGTAGGCCATATATGTGGGTTAACCAAACGAGGCGGGTGTGGCTTAGACCCGAGCGTCATCCTTGACATGATCTCTGTGGCCAAGCATGTGACGGAGACTCTAATGAGCAAACTTGATTCAGAGATTTCAGCTGCAGAGGCCTGCGAAGACGAATCTTGA